The following are encoded together in the Actinomycetota bacterium genome:
- a CDS encoding HAD-IC family P-type ATPase — MLLTARRATPIRRDGPLPHPTDQAVAEGTRRAGVRREDGGEFEVLDDVPFEPGRSFHAVLAGTEGHRVLAVKGAPEVVLDRCATWAHPTDGAVGLEDGRRRELEDEYERLAVRGLRVLAIAERPLDQHEVDGHEVGDLRFLGFLGLADPVRPVAADSIRELRRAGVEVIMITGDHPVTARRIAAELGLDGDALLTGPEMDAMGDDELAERLLETRVFARVTPAAKVDIVRALQRDGFTVAMTGDGANDAPAIRLADVGIALGKRATPAAREAADLIITDERLEVIVDAIAEGRSLWSSVRDAVAILLGGNVGEISFMLLGALVGRRPPLNARQVLLVNLLTDVAPAMAIAVRPPVGRTTAALLAQGPEEALGGELDRAIVWRAVGTACGATGAYALARITGTRRRAQTVGLVAVVGAQMGQTIAVAGRDPRVLAAGLGSAAVLGACVQTPGISRLAGSRPMGPVGWTLGLVGATAGATVGVAGPWVERQLQRVGIELPIPEPSFGREPAR, encoded by the coding sequence GTGCTGCTGACCGCGCGCCGGGCGACGCCGATCCGGCGCGACGGACCCCTGCCGCACCCCACCGACCAGGCGGTCGCCGAGGGGACGCGGCGGGCGGGGGTCCGCCGGGAGGACGGCGGCGAGTTCGAGGTCCTCGACGACGTGCCGTTCGAACCGGGCCGCAGCTTCCACGCGGTGCTCGCCGGGACCGAGGGGCACCGGGTGCTCGCGGTCAAGGGTGCCCCCGAGGTGGTGCTGGACCGGTGCGCGACGTGGGCGCACCCGACCGATGGGGCGGTCGGCCTCGAGGACGGCCGCCGCCGCGAGCTGGAGGACGAGTACGAGCGTCTGGCCGTGCGGGGCCTGCGGGTGCTGGCGATCGCGGAGCGTCCCCTCGACCAGCACGAGGTCGACGGTCACGAGGTCGGCGACCTGCGCTTCCTCGGGTTCCTCGGTCTGGCCGATCCGGTGCGCCCGGTGGCGGCCGACTCGATCCGCGAGCTGCGTCGCGCCGGTGTCGAGGTGATCATGATCACCGGCGATCACCCGGTCACCGCCCGCAGAATCGCCGCGGAGCTGGGTCTCGACGGGGACGCGCTGCTGACCGGCCCAGAGATGGACGCGATGGGCGACGACGAGCTCGCCGAGCGGCTGCTTGAGACCCGGGTCTTCGCACGGGTCACCCCGGCGGCGAAGGTCGACATCGTCCGGGCCCTCCAGCGGGACGGGTTCACGGTCGCGATGACCGGGGACGGGGCGAACGACGCTCCGGCGATCCGGCTGGCGGATGTGGGCATCGCCCTCGGCAAGCGGGCCACCCCGGCGGCGCGGGAGGCGGCGGACCTGATCATCACCGACGAGCGGCTCGAGGTGATCGTCGACGCGATCGCCGAGGGACGCAGCCTGTGGTCGTCGGTCCGCGACGCGGTCGCCATCCTGCTCGGCGGCAACGTGGGCGAGATCTCGTTCATGCTCCTCGGCGCGCTGGTCGGTCGGCGGCCGCCGCTGAACGCCCGCCAGGTGCTGCTCGTGAACTTGCTGACCGACGTCGCGCCGGCGATGGCGATCGCGGTCCGCCCGCCCGTCGGGCGGACCACCGCCGCGTTGCTCGCGCAGGGACCGGAGGAGGCGCTCGGCGGGGAGCTCGACCGGGCGATCGTCTGGCGGGCGGTGGGGACCGCGTGCGGCGCCACCGGCGCGTACGCGCTCGCCCGGATCACGGGCACGCGGCGCCGCGCCCAGACCGTCGGGCTCGTCGCGGTGGTCGGGGCGCAGATGGGCCAGACGATCGCCGTCGCCGGCCGCGACCCCCGGGTGCTCGCCGCCGGGCTCGGATCCGCGGCGGTGCTGGGAGCGTGCGTCCAGACGCCGGGGATCAGCCGGCTGGCGGGCTCACGGCCGATGGGCCCGGTCGGGTGGACGCTGGGGCTCGTGGGCGCCACCGCCGGCGCGACCGTCGGGGTCGCCGGTCCGTGGGTCGAGCGGCAGCTGCAGAGGGTCGGCATCGAGCTGCCGATCCCCGAGCCGTCCTTCGGCAGAGAGCCCGCTCGCTGA
- a CDS encoding plasmid pRiA4b ORF-3 family protein translates to MARTWLSIRVDLVDGMHAHALWPRPGRLMLARPGMTFRMLADAINDAFARWDLAHLHAFTLADGTRITMKGPWDDDWNEPELDDTQEKLTRLSLGEQFTYEFDFGDSWMHLCTVADEKVDPHEVYGEAPKRPVASPPRRRPRPPGRPGRRAARPPHRLGAA, encoded by the coding sequence TTGGCGCGGACGTGGCTGTCGATCCGGGTCGACCTTGTGGATGGCATGCACGCCCACGCGTTGTGGCCACGACCGGGCCGACTGATGCTCGCACGGCCGGGGATGACGTTCCGGATGTTGGCTGACGCGATCAATGACGCGTTCGCACGCTGGGACCTCGCCCATCTCCACGCGTTCACGCTGGCAGATGGAACCCGCATCACGATGAAGGGTCCGTGGGACGATGATTGGAACGAGCCGGAGTTGGATGACACGCAGGAGAAGCTGACCCGACTGTCACTGGGTGAGCAGTTCACCTACGAGTTCGACTTCGGTGACAGCTGGATGCACCTGTGCACGGTGGCCGACGAGAAGGTCGACCCTCACGAGGTGTACGGCGAGGCGCCGAAGCGGCCCGTTGCGTCACCACCCCGTCGTCGACCTCGTCCACCGGGCCGTCCAGGCCGACGAGCAGCTCGGCCGCCGCATCGTCTGGGAGCGGCGTGA
- a CDS encoding NAD(P)/FAD-dependent oxidoreductase translates to MTDRTASQYVETLVIGGGQSGLAVGYHLTQRGLPYTIVDANDRVGDAWRNRWDSLRLFTPNRLNALPGMPHVGYHWKFPSKDEMADYLQSYAERFEIPVETGVRVQRLSREGDRFVAVAGNRRFEADNVVVAMSSWQRPRVPEFASELDPGIVQLHVAEYRNPGQLQQGGVLVVGAGNSGAEVAMELARTHDVWLSGPDTGVIPFRPETVAARILLPFVGRVIFHRVLTTSTPIGRKARPKMQSTGEPLLRVKPKDLAAAGVERVPRITGVQHGQPQLEDGRRIDVANVVWCTGFHPGFSWIDLPAIEEGRSEPNHRRGVVEQMPGLYFIGLKFLYAVSSEQIHGVGRDAAHIADAIAARRGQSHRGPQVTDRHDQLEAGRSQRSS, encoded by the coding sequence ATGACCGATCGGACTGCAAGCCAGTACGTGGAGACGCTGGTCATCGGCGGGGGACAGTCCGGGCTGGCTGTGGGCTACCACCTCACCCAACGTGGCCTGCCGTACACGATCGTCGATGCCAACGACCGGGTCGGGGACGCCTGGCGCAACCGGTGGGACTCGCTGCGGCTGTTCACCCCCAACCGCCTCAACGCCCTACCCGGGATGCCCCACGTCGGGTACCACTGGAAGTTTCCCAGCAAGGACGAGATGGCCGACTACCTGCAGTCCTACGCCGAGCGCTTCGAGATCCCTGTCGAGACCGGTGTGCGGGTGCAGCGGCTGTCTCGAGAGGGCGACCGCTTCGTGGCGGTTGCGGGCAACCGCCGGTTCGAAGCCGACAACGTGGTGGTTGCGATGTCGAGCTGGCAGCGTCCCCGGGTCCCGGAGTTCGCCAGCGAGCTCGACCCGGGCATCGTCCAGCTTCACGTCGCCGAGTACCGCAACCCCGGTCAGCTCCAGCAAGGAGGTGTCCTCGTGGTGGGAGCAGGCAACTCGGGCGCAGAGGTCGCCATGGAGCTGGCCAGAACCCACGACGTCTGGCTGTCCGGGCCCGACACCGGTGTCATCCCGTTCCGTCCAGAGACCGTGGCAGCGCGGATCCTCCTGCCGTTCGTCGGGCGGGTCATCTTCCACCGCGTGCTGACCACCAGCACGCCCATCGGAAGAAAGGCCCGGCCCAAGATGCAGTCCACCGGTGAGCCCTTGCTGAGGGTCAAGCCGAAGGACCTAGCAGCAGCAGGCGTGGAACGTGTCCCCCGGATCACCGGGGTCCAGCACGGACAGCCCCAACTCGAAGACGGCCGTCGCATCGATGTTGCCAACGTGGTGTGGTGCACCGGGTTCCATCCAGGGTTCTCCTGGATCGACCTTCCAGCGATCGAAGAAGGCAGGTCCGAGCCCAACCATCGCCGCGGTGTCGTCGAGCAGATGCCCGGCCTGTACTTCATCGGCCTCAAGTTCCTCTACGCGGTCTCCTCGGAGCAGATCCACGGTGTGGGACGAGACGCCGCTCACATCGCCGATGCGATCGCGGCTCGGCGCGGGCAAAGCCACCGTGGCCCACAGGTAACCGACCGGCACGACCAACTGGAGGCTGGCCGATCGCAACGCAGCTCCTGA
- a CDS encoding nucleotidyltransferase family protein — MRAEVEQHRDELIAAAERHRARNVRLFGSVATGRDDADSDVDFLVDFEQGATLLDLADLRDEFQEILGRPVDVLLSRGLKPRDEDIRREAVPL; from the coding sequence ATGCGTGCCGAGGTCGAGCAGCACCGCGACGAGCTCATTGCTGCCGCGGAGCGCCATCGTGCACGCAACGTGAGGCTGTTCGGGTCGGTGGCCACCGGCCGTGATGACGCTGACAGCGACGTGGACTTCCTGGTCGACTTCGAACAGGGTGCGACACTGCTCGACCTGGCTGACTTGAGGGACGAGTTCCAGGAGATTCTCGGGCGTCCGGTCGATGTGCTGTTATCACGAGGGCTCAAGCCGCGGGATGAAGACATCCGTCGCGAGGCCGTTCCGCTGTGA
- a CDS encoding PadR family transcriptional regulator: protein MKDRLTTTSYAVLAQVAVRPWSAYELAEQRVRYFRYVWPRAESAIYREVKRLSAMGLLEGRKEYTGQRSRTVYSITQDGKETLREWLATPISPFSMEFEAMSRLFVAPLGTKDDIVGSLKQVRADAQDMLRFAGEVKQEFIDGINVAQDQVHIRALAVDFFISLLITVEAWSQRTLAEIETWDDLMPSEDKNEKALDKIRQLPVRTPQDSLENVSKPPKSQMRTRS from the coding sequence ATGAAGGATCGCCTGACGACTACCTCGTATGCGGTGCTGGCTCAGGTAGCGGTGCGGCCCTGGTCCGCTTACGAGCTGGCCGAGCAACGAGTGCGCTACTTCCGGTACGTGTGGCCTCGGGCCGAAAGTGCCATCTACCGTGAGGTGAAGCGGCTGTCCGCGATGGGCCTGCTGGAGGGCAGAAAGGAGTACACCGGGCAACGGTCCCGAACCGTCTACTCCATCACCCAAGACGGCAAAGAGACGTTGCGGGAGTGGCTCGCAACCCCGATCTCTCCGTTCTCGATGGAGTTCGAGGCGATGTCGCGCCTGTTCGTCGCTCCGCTGGGCACCAAAGACGACATCGTGGGCTCCCTCAAACAGGTCCGTGCTGACGCCCAAGACATGCTCCGGTTCGCCGGGGAGGTCAAGCAGGAGTTCATCGACGGCATCAACGTCGCCCAAGACCAGGTGCACATCAGAGCGCTAGCGGTGGACTTCTTCATCAGCCTGCTGATCACCGTGGAGGCATGGTCCCAACGCACCCTCGCAGAGATCGAAACCTGGGACGATCTCATGCCCTCCGAGGACAAGAACGAGAAAGCGCTCGACAAGATCCGTCAACTTCCGGTCCGCACCCCCCAGGATTCACTCGAGAACGTCTCCAAACCGCCCAAGAGCCAGATGCGGACCCGCTCTTGA